The Oscillatoria sp. FACHB-1406 genome includes the window TTTGAGTTTGTCTTTGAGGTCTCTTTCCAAGCGGATGCTAGTCACTTCCATATCGGTGGTTGAAGTTCGAGTCAGGGTACGCATCATTTTTTTTCTCCAAAAATACTAGACATTGCGATAATACAAGTGTAGTATTAAAGAGCGGGGAATTTCAAGAGTCTCGAGAAATTCCTACACTCGCTCTCAAAAAAAAGATCGATTTTTTAGAGCTTGGTTTCCGGAATCGCGTTGCCCCCGCTTGTAGCTTACTCCGAAGCGCCAGCGAGCGCCTTTGAAAAAAACCCGTTATCAAATCCTTAAACCTTTAATTTCAAGAACGCCTTCAGTGAAAAACCTTACCGTCCTAACCGCCCAACACTTTGCCTCCGCTCTCAGACCGGGATCGTCGGCGACAAAGGATTGGGATTTTTTGTGGGTTGGGGGCGAGTGCATAGGTCGGACGCGGATGGCAGATGCCAAACCCAATCAACCCAGTATTAGATCGAGCAACGATCGCCATTATCACGGCTTCGGAAATTTAGAACCTGAAGTTAATCAAACCAGCGGGAGGTACGAGTCCCAAGCGACTGTACCGATAATAAACTAAAACCCTGTAGTCGGTTTGTAGTACCCCCGCTGTTCCTCCCAGGATGCGGGGGTTTTTAGTTTTAACCGATTCGAGCCAAGGAGCGCCGAAATGTTAAGTCAGTCCGTTGTCGTATTTTCTAAAAACTATCTACCGATCAGTCGCGTTAATATCCGTCGCGCCTTGGTTCTGTTAGTTTCCGGAAAAGCCGAGCCGGTTGATTTTCTAGTCCGGGAACCGTGGTTGGTGCGATCGCCAACGCAAATCTTCCCCGTCCCCCAGCACATTCGCCTGCTCGTTAATAGCGGCGAACGAACTTGGAAAGTGCCGCCGGTGAATCGTCGGGAAGTGCTGCGACGAGACGCACACCGCTGCCAATACTGCGGCAGCACCAAAAAGTTAACGCTCGACCACGTAATTCCCCGTTCCAAGGGCGGAAAACACACCTGGGACAACGTAGTTACTGCTTGCGAGCGGTGCAACTCCCAAAAAGGCGATCGCACTCCCCAGCAAGTGGGAATGAACCTTCGCTGTCGCCCCCAAGCCCCACCCCACCCCGCTGTTACCTTTGCCGACCAGTTCTGGCGCGAACAGCAAGTTAACCTGGAATAGCAGGAGAGAAAACAATGCTGAAACTCACCTATCTGGAAAACGGATTCGATCTCGAACGGTTGGCTCAATCGCTGGAAGATTGGGTAGAAGTGCGAGTCCTCGTCGCGATGCGATCGGCAACGGCAATTTGCGTCGAACCGACGACGGCTTCTTTCCTCCTGCCGATCGATCTGCCCTATCTCAAAGAACTCGAAGCGCTGGCGATGCGCGAAGAGGGCGATAGTATCGCGCTGGCGGTTTGCGATGAAGAATATATCGAAGTTAGCCTGAACGGGACTTGGGTTTCTTCCGCGCCCGACGGCGAAGAAGGAGCCTTCGTAACCGCATTAAGCGATCGCGTCGAGTTTTTCCTTTTTAAACTCTGGCAGGAGGCGCAATCTCTCGCCTCCGCCCTCCGCGATTGAGATTGAGGCGCACTCGCTTTGCAAGTGCGTCTTTTTATTTGCGTTCCGAATTTAAGGGAAAACAAAAGGGCGATCGCGCGCGTTCGTGCCGATAATCCTCTACTTTCTACGCCAGAAAATACGTTTTCACTAAAGCGCCATAATAAGCTCTCGCTTTTTTATCGATCAAAGCCGCCGGTAAATGAGAGAAATTCGATCGCGAAACGATATCGCTTTGAGGAATCGTAAAAACGGTTCTGTTATCGCTCTCCGTACCCGTTTGAAAATAAAAATATTTGCCTAAATCCTGTTCCTCTTCCTGACTGTATTTGCTTAAAATTTCTATAATCTTGTCAAGCTCCGTTTGTGTCTTTTTAAAAACACTGCCATTAGAACGATAAGAATTAAAGAAAAGTGGCAAAGCTATCGGTCTGCCATCATCGCGCCTTTTTTGAATTTCTGGGATATAAGATTGAATAACTTTAATCGCATTCTTCAAAGAAGAAAAATTATCGTGTTGAGTGGGAATCAAGACGACATCGGAAGCGTAAACGCAGCTTTGGCTGTAAAAAGTCCAGTTCGCCGGACTGTCGATCAAAATATAATCGTATTGCGAAACAAGGGGAGAAAGCAATCGCTGCAAGCGAGTAATTCCGCCTTGTACCTTTGCCTGTTGAAATAGATCCGTATAAGCTTCGAGTTCGGGATCGGAAGGAATACAATCAAAAATTGGAATTAACCGCTCATCCTTCAACGATTTAACATGATACTGTTGAATTGTTTCCTCAATCTCAAACTTACGACTGAGCATACAATCCGATAGTTTAATCACTCCCGCTCGAACATTAAGAATATCGGTGAGGTCGGACTGCTGGGGATCGAAATCAATAACCAGAACTTTTTTCTGATACGTCCAAGCTAAGGCTGCGGCTAAATTAACCGTAGTCGTTGTTTTGCCAACACCGCCTTTATCGTTGTATAAACTCACGGTCAGCGCGCGCGGGGGAGACGCAATTAAAGCATTCAATCCGCCGATAATTGTCTCGATATTAGACCGTTTAATTTCCAAAATGGAAGTCACCGGAAAAACGACTTTTCCGTGTTTGCGAAACAGTTGAATCCGATCGCCATTCGTGAGGATGCCCCAAATCGCTGTTTTGCAATTAGCGGCACAGAGATGTCGGGCGAGTTGCGATCGCGCTTCTTGATATTGAGGAGTCGCCGAAGAAAAATCGATCGCGTCTCCCGTCGATTCGGCACGCCCTCGAACTTCAACTAAAAGTTCGGGTTCCTCCGGATGATTCGCGAAAATAATTTCCGTCTGACTCTTACGAGCCGCATAATGAACGGGGCGTTCGCCGGGATGCGTGGGGAACTCCGGAAACCACTCCCAGCGAGAGAAGCCGAGTTCTTGCAACAGCGGCTCGACAAAATCGCTGCAAACCAGAGACTCTGTAGCGTCTTGAGGCAGATGCCGGAAAATCTGCTGCCAGTTAACATCGGACATCTTAATGAAATGAAACTCCTCTAGTGCGGTTGAACCCTTCAGTTTGAGTATACAGGCACGATTTAGCGTCGTGCCAAGCGGCAAAAAACCCAGTATTTTTTCGGAGCATCCATTCCTTCCGGAAGAACCTCCCCTGCATCGGAAAGACTAGGAAGCACTACGCATATCGGTCATGGGGGTCGAAGTTTAGGTGAAGACAAAAATTAATTATCCTTTAGTCGGACAAATTCTGCGAGAGCGCTATCAAATTCTACAAGTTTTGGGCCGTGGGGCTTTCGGTCAGACTTACGCAGTTTGCGACTTGCTCGATCCCGCCCAGCCGCAATATGCTCTCAAACATTATCCGCGCCGCAGCGATCTCGTCCATCTGGTTCGTGCCAGCCAGCAAGCTTTTATCGCGGAAGCTCGCATTTTAAAAACCGTGGGACAGCATCCGCAAATTCCTCAGTTCATCGATGCGTTCGAGCTAGAGGGGGGATGGTACTTAGTTCAAGAAGCGATCGCGGGGCAAACCCTCGCCGACTACCTTTCGGTGTTAAAACAGTGCGATCGCCTACAACGAGAGAGAGTCGCAATCTCGCTCCTTAAAGACGTTCTCAGCATTCTCGACTTCCTTCACGAGTGCGGCATCATTCACTGCGATCTCAAGCCGAACAACCTGATTCAGCGCTCTGAAGACGCTCGGTGGGTGTTAATTGATTTTGGCAACGCCCAGCCGGTACGCTTGTCGTCTGAGGAACCATCCGCCCGTTCTGCAATTGCTGTGAGTCCATCGGGCTACCTCGCCGCCGAACTGTTAAACGGCAAACCCGTTCCCAGTAGCGATATTTACGCCCTCGGCGCGATCGCAATTGAAATACTCACCGGACAAGATCCGGTTCGACTTCAACTGGATATCGATCGCGGCGAGCCGAGCGGCTGGCAGCGCCAAGATACTCCCTTCGAGCAGATATTACAGCAAATGGTGCGCTCTGACCTGCAACAGCGCTATCCATCTGCTCAAGCCGTTTTAGAAGCGATCGAGGAGATCGAGACGGGAGCGGATATCTTGCTCTCCACCCCTTCAAACAGCCCGACACCCTTAACAACTTTAGCGGCTAACCGAGCTTGGCTCGAAGAAGTTATCGAAACGCAGAGCGAAAGCGCCACAGCAGAACGAGAGCAACTCGATGTTTCCTTTAATGCGAGTATTGGTCCGGCTGGAGTTGCCGTGGCGGTGAGTCAGACGCATCCCAACCCTTTCAGTAACATTCGCCTGCCCCAGTTTCCCTTTTTCGTCAGTACCAGCGTAACAATTGCAGCGGTTAACACGGCGGCGATCGCGTTGGGAATGCACGCAATTAGCAATGTCGATAACGCCGATCCGGGCGAACAATTACTTTCTAGCGCCCGTAACGCTTATCAGAAGGGCGAATTCGATCGCGCGATCGCTCTGGCCAAAGCCATTCCCCCGGAAAGTTATTCCTATAAAGATTCTCAAGCCGCCCTCAGCCGGTGGCAGAAAAATTGGCAACAAGCATCGGCTCGTTTCCAAGAAATCGAGCAAGCCGTCGCGCAGCGACACTGGAACGACGTACTAACTCAAGCGAACAACTTTCCCGAAATCGCTTTTTGGCAAGAGAAATTAGCGCCGTTAATAGCAGAAGCCAAGGAAGGGGCAGAAGCAGAAGCCAAGAACTTGCTCGATAAAGCCTTCAATCGCGCCCGAGAGCGAGACTTCGCTCGCGCGATCGGCTACCTCGAACAAATTTCGCCCCAAACGACGACAGGAGCCAGCATTCAGCACAAACTGAATGAATATCGATCCAAACAACGCGTTCGCGCCGCCGTCCTGCTGCAAGAAGCCTACGAATTCGCCCAAAACCGACAATTTACCGAAGCGATCTCGCGGCTCGAGCAGATACCCCCAGATACCTCCGTTAGCGCGATCGCCCAAACTAAAATCGCCGAATACACTCAAAAACAAGAAATTAAAGCTAAAGTCAACCCTTTACCCGCGCTTTATCTGCGAGTCGCCCCTTAAACCCACCCCGACTCCACCCAGAAGCTAGCGGAATGCCAATCTTGTCAAAAAACCGAAAGCGAGGTTAGTCTAAGAACAGGCAGCACGTCGCTGGGAACTCAAACTGCCGTTAATCCGTCAACTCAACCAGTCGGGGTGCATTATACCAAAACTGGCTGAGAATTTTTTGGCCTTGGATTCCCGCTCGGACTTTGTATAACCAACTCGTCCGAAAAAAAGCGCTCCGCAGAGGTAGCACTCTAAAGAACATTCAGATTCTGTTATCGAGTTATGGTGGGTTTCTACACAGCAATTCGTTCTCGAGGTCTCCTTGTCAGCCTTCTCGCTTCTATGATGTGGATGAATGGCAACGGTATGACTCAACTCAGCGCCCTCGCCCAGCCAGCTTGGGAGGTTAGCGTCAACTTCCCCAAAGCTTCGGGCAACAGTGGCAGCCCCAGGCAAACGACCGGAGCGGGCAACCGCAACGGGACTTGCACGATCCGCAAGGATAGTCAACCCGGAATGACGGCTATAATGCCGGTTGGTAATATCGGGACGACAGTGGCAGCCAACCCTTCTCTATCGATTTATATCCCTCAAACCAATGCTAAACGACTTGAAGTCGTGATTGCAGAGGTAGCGTTTGCAGAGGAAGAATTTAAAGAAGTGTACGTCAAAAGCGATTTTGTAATTCCTGTTGCTCTTAAAGAGGATCCGGGAATTATAACTTTGAAGCTAGACGGGGCGAACTTGGAACCCAATAAGTTGTATAAGTGGACTTTCACAGCATTCTGTGGCGATGCCAACGATTTTTCTAAGGCAGAAAAAGTCTGGGGACTCTTCGAGCCGAAGGAATTGTCGGCGGACTTGAGACGGCAACTGGAAGGGGCTACTCCCTTAGAACAAGCTAAATTGTACGCCCAAGCGGGGATTTGGAATGAAACTTTAGCGCTCGTGTCCTCCTTGCGTGCATCTAATCCTCGAGAGTGGACGGAGTTATTGCACTCCATCGATCTTAACAACCTAGATTCGGCTCCGTTGCTCGAGTCAAACCCTTGATGCAATGGTATGTTTTCCTCACAGGAGGTGAATAAAAATGATGTTAATTCGGAACGCGAAGGTCGCTCCGGGTGCGAGCGCGGTTCTGCTGTTGCCAACATTATTTGGGTTTACTGCCCCTTCATCTCCTGTGAGTGCGAACAGTACCGAACAACTCATCAGCGTTAAGTTTCCCCGGGATTGCGGCGCTAACGGGGCAGAGCGCACGGCTCCTGGTGATTACAAAAGCCCCTGCATCAGTCACGGTACGACCGTTTTGATGCCGCTTGATAACATCGGTACAACGCTCGCCGCCGCTCCGTACCTTGGCGTTTCTCTTCCTCAAACAACGGCTTAGTTTGCTGAAGTCAGCATTGAAGAAGGAGAGCGAGAAGGCGATCGCATCGGCTCCGTTTCTGGATTAAAAGGCTCGATTGATTTGACTATATCCTAACAATGAGGTGATTGATATGATGTTATTGCAAAAATGGGGATTCGCGACTGGCGCGATCGCCCTTCTGATGTCCCCAGCCCTGTTCGGCTTTACCAACCTTCCAGCCTCCCCGCAGTCATCGAGCCGCATCGAACAACTAATTAGCCTTAGATTTCCCTCTTCTGGGGGCAGCCGACCTGCTCGTACTACGGGTGCTGCTTCCCGCAGCGAGTGCAACATCGAAAAGGGCAAAGGAATTTCCTCCGTAACCGCCCTGATGCCGATTGACAA containing:
- a CDS encoding HNH endonuclease, whose protein sequence is MLSQSVVVFSKNYLPISRVNIRRALVLLVSGKAEPVDFLVREPWLVRSPTQIFPVPQHIRLLVNSGERTWKVPPVNRREVLRRDAHRCQYCGSTKKLTLDHVIPRSKGGKHTWDNVVTACERCNSQKGDRTPQQVGMNLRCRPQAPPHPAVTFADQFWREQQVNLE
- a CDS encoding alr0857 family protein, giving the protein MLKLTYLENGFDLERLAQSLEDWVEVRVLVAMRSATAICVEPTTASFLLPIDLPYLKELEALAMREEGDSIALAVCDEEYIEVSLNGTWVSSAPDGEEGAFVTALSDRVEFFLFKLWQEAQSLASALRD
- a CDS encoding ParA family protein — encoded protein: MSDVNWQQIFRHLPQDATESLVCSDFVEPLLQELGFSRWEWFPEFPTHPGERPVHYAARKSQTEIIFANHPEEPELLVEVRGRAESTGDAIDFSSATPQYQEARSQLARHLCAANCKTAIWGILTNGDRIQLFRKHGKVVFPVTSILEIKRSNIETIIGGLNALIASPPRALTVSLYNDKGGVGKTTTTVNLAAALAWTYQKKVLVIDFDPQQSDLTDILNVRAGVIKLSDCMLSRKFEIEETIQQYHVKSLKDERLIPIFDCIPSDPELEAYTDLFQQAKVQGGITRLQRLLSPLVSQYDYILIDSPANWTFYSQSCVYASDVVLIPTQHDNFSSLKNAIKVIQSYIPEIQKRRDDGRPIALPLFFNSYRSNGSVFKKTQTELDKIIEILSKYSQEEEQDLGKYFYFQTGTESDNRTVFTIPQSDIVSRSNFSHLPAALIDKKARAYYGALVKTYFLA
- a CDS encoding serine/threonine-protein kinase; this translates as MKTKINYPLVGQILRERYQILQVLGRGAFGQTYAVCDLLDPAQPQYALKHYPRRSDLVHLVRASQQAFIAEARILKTVGQHPQIPQFIDAFELEGGWYLVQEAIAGQTLADYLSVLKQCDRLQRERVAISLLKDVLSILDFLHECGIIHCDLKPNNLIQRSEDARWVLIDFGNAQPVRLSSEEPSARSAIAVSPSGYLAAELLNGKPVPSSDIYALGAIAIEILTGQDPVRLQLDIDRGEPSGWQRQDTPFEQILQQMVRSDLQQRYPSAQAVLEAIEEIETGADILLSTPSNSPTPLTTLAANRAWLEEVIETQSESATAEREQLDVSFNASIGPAGVAVAVSQTHPNPFSNIRLPQFPFFVSTSVTIAAVNTAAIALGMHAISNVDNADPGEQLLSSARNAYQKGEFDRAIALAKAIPPESYSYKDSQAALSRWQKNWQQASARFQEIEQAVAQRHWNDVLTQANNFPEIAFWQEKLAPLIAEAKEGAEAEAKNLLDKAFNRARERDFARAIGYLEQISPQTTTGASIQHKLNEYRSKQRVRAAVLLQEAYEFAQNRQFTEAISRLEQIPPDTSVSAIAQTKIAEYTQKQEIKAKVNPLPALYLRVAP
- a CDS encoding DUF928 domain-containing protein codes for the protein MVGFYTAIRSRGLLVSLLASMMWMNGNGMTQLSALAQPAWEVSVNFPKASGNSGSPRQTTGAGNRNGTCTIRKDSQPGMTAIMPVGNIGTTVAANPSLSIYIPQTNAKRLEVVIAEVAFAEEEFKEVYVKSDFVIPVALKEDPGIITLKLDGANLEPNKLYKWTFTAFCGDANDFSKAEKVWGLFEPKELSADLRRQLEGATPLEQAKLYAQAGIWNETLALVSSLRASNPREWTELLHSIDLNNLDSAPLLESNP